From Triticum aestivum cultivar Chinese Spring chromosome 7B, IWGSC CS RefSeq v2.1, whole genome shotgun sequence:
AGAAAACATCCCGAGGGCTCCTTGTGTACCCGCAACAACTGCAATCAGACGTGGACGAACAAGGCTTTTGTCATGGCTCTGTTCATGCAGATCCCTGAGCTCCAGATGATAGCCGGTGAGAAGATCGACAGTGGAGAACCTCATGGTGCGCATGTCCAGCACCATCAAATGGCCACTCCAGTCATAACGATCTGTCCAGTAGAAGCAGCCGCGCACGCAGTTAAAACTGAACATGAGTTCCAAACATGGGAAGATGGGAGACTCGGCCATAGACATACACCATTGCCTCGTTGTGGATGAAAAGACAAAGAGGATGAGCTGTGTCGCGTATTTTGCAAAGCATATCACCTTAAAGGGCTCCTCCTCGCCATCGTCCCCGGTGGAGGGAGCGAGCACGGGCTCGAATGCCGAAAGGGGATCTTGTGGCTGGGTGGCAAGGGTATAGTTGGAAGCCAATCACGCGAGCACACGTCGCGCCTTGCACTGCAATGCCACGGCGATTCGTCCATCTAACCACCCCACTTTATGAGCTAGTCGGCAGTCACCTGCCCATCCACTCACAAGAGCACACGTGGTGCTTTCTCCACCCTCCAACGGCCTATAAATAGTGCCTCGTGATGCACTTGCTTTACACAGCCACCTTCCTCACACAACCAAACAGCAGAACCAGTGTCAGATTTCCCGAGGGACAAGTTGAGCGCAAGATGGAGCACCAGGGGCGCGGCGCAGGCGAGAACAAGGGCGTCGTGGAGAGCATCACGGAGAAGCTCCCCGGTGGCCACGGTGATCACCAGCAGACCACCGGTGGTACATACGGGCAGCAGGGACACGGCGCCGGAGTTACCGGCACAGGCACCGGCACCAGCGAGAAGAAGGGCGTCATCGAGAACATCAAGGAGAAGCTCCCCGGTGGCCACGGTGGCCCCCAGCACACCACTGGAATGACCGGCTCGGAGACGCATGCCACCACGGCCACCACCGATGGCAACTACGGGAAGTCGGGACACACCGGCACTGACGGCACCGGTGAGAACAAGAGCATCATGGACAAGATCAAGGACAAGCTGCCTGGACAGCACtaagcccagccggccgccccgctACCTTTGCAGAATATATAATAAGATGGCCAACTTCCACCGTGTATACATTAACTGAGTCTAGTTTAACTAGCTCACTTGGTCGTTGGAGGAGCGCCCGAATTCATCTGGGTTTAAGTTTTCGTTTGTTTACAATTTGCCTACTTTGATGTGGAAATTTCCTCTTGGTTCAAACCGTGTATGGTATGCTGTGGTATCTATAATATACATCTATATCTATAGTTACTATTAAAAAAGCAAACATGAATTCTCCTATAACCACACCACAAAATATACACAGGATAACCTGCACCCCACGATCAATTCCATCTAATAGGTTTTTGATGGCTCCCGCTCTGCCCCCGCTCCCACCTCCTGCcgctccaccgcctcctccccaactccggccacctctgaTCCCAACTCCAGCGACTCTTCCAGTAGCCACCTTCACCCCGCAGCCGCTCCCGCCGGACATCTGGTGCGATGACTCTCCGGTTCAGACTGCGGTCCGCGCCGGTCTTGGCGTGGGGAACGCCATGGCTTCTGATTTTGAGGATCAGGTTTGGTCTGCCATCTTGCAGCCCATCACTCCATTCCGCCACAAATGCTCCGGCATCCACCTCGCTGTCAAAATTGAGCGTGCCGTCATGGAGATTGACTGCCTCATGCTTGCATGCTACCTCCAAGGTTGCCTGGGCGGTCAGTCCGACATGTTCATGGTCCTCCAGCTATCGCCTTCGGAATTCCGCTTCACCGTCTCCTCGACCCCGGTCGCCCTTGCTAtcctccgggagagggaaatcgCGTCGCCCCACATCCACATCTCCTTCTTCGTCTGCCTGCCCGCGGATGCTGACAGAGACTCCCCCGCCTCCATTGCTCCTCGCCTCCTACCCTCGCCTCCCGCTCCATCGCCATGCCAAACGCCTGCACTCATGCCCGTCGCCCCACCCACACTCGACATCGGCGATCGCCTGCAACACGCCTTCCGTTTCATCTCCCACACACTTTGTCTTGACTTCAAGGTTGGTCTCTCATTTCAAGCTGACCTATGGCAGGCAAAACGCTCCATGGTCTCACCACCTCGTCATGCCTTGACAAAAAAACACGATACCATCATATTTTTTCACAACTGTCGCCTCCCCCTCGACTGCTTCCTCGTCGCTGCTCTGCTTCAAACTAGGTTTGGGGGCAGGGCAAAAACCTTTGATGTCCAAAAGCTATCCACTTCTGCGTTCTCCTTCTGTGTCGCCTCGAAGGACGCGCAGGCTTCCATTGCCGCTTGCTCTCCCGTCTCGACACCCTTCTTCTTCAACCGCCTCCGTCGACAATGCTCCGTGCCGCCCCGCCTCGCCCCGACGATTGTGCGCCATCAGCCAACAATCACCTTCGGTGGTGGCTGCTCAGCCCGTGTTCCTTCAAGCCTCGGGAACCCTGCCGGAAACAACAACACCGCCGCTTGACGCGCCAAAAGAGGTTAGGCCTTTCCGTCATGGATTAAAATTCTTTAACCGGCTTCTAAGCATGTACCACAGCGAGATCACACGTCATATTTTCCAGCCTAGACATGCTCCAACGGTCTCTTTTTGGATCCTATGCCATTCAAATAGTGTTAACCCAAATTCTATGCTCATCACAAATGCTCTAGACCACTACTTCTCGGTAAAACCAGTTTTCCAAGTAGCTAAGTTGTCACACTTTGTGTTCCGCTCCTCGGTCATAACCAAAGAGGTCAGATTTGAAATCCTAAAGAGCTCGCCGTTGGTTTTCAAAtgcttctctctcctcttctttgACCAACTTTCCACCGCCACTGCTCATGAGCAGCTCCTACTCCAAACACGCGGACCGGCCATGATCGAGCCAAATTTGGCAGGAAAACATACTATGCCTACCTCCATACTCGGCCCACACCCCTCCACACTATGCATGCAACGCTCCTCTCCAAACAACGACCACAACCGGGAACACACCCAAATACACAACGGTCAAATCGATGCCTGCACTATCACATCCGACACGTCCCCAACAGCTACCTGCCACCACCCCACATCCACTGCATGCACCCACTCGGCCTCTATACTTTTGACCAACGCTGAAAACGAGGGACGGAGCCTTTCACACGATCTACTTACAGACAAAATCGACCCACCCATCCCTGCGCTACAACCCGTGAACCCCGGCTCACATACACACAGCAACTCCCACCTGCCCTCTACTTTCCCCTCGGTGGAGCCGGCCCATGCACCTCGCCTCTCTACGCCTGGGCCCCCCACCATGATCCACGCGCTACGAGTAGACCGGCCACCCTCACCTGCATGCATGCCCGCGCATCCGGAGCCCCAAGATTATGGGCAGAAGCGAATCCACCCAAGCCTGGCGTCAACCACGACTCATCCATGCCCTGCCCAACTGCATCCACTGCCATCTACATCCAACAACAGAGACACGGCCGGCCTTTTGACCACATGCATGACGCCACCATTAGCTAGCTCCTCTCCACACATGTCCTATCGGGacgctctcctctcctcctcccaacATGCACTCTCACCCCACTCCGGCTATCCTATAAGTACTGCATGCAACGCATTCTACCACACTCCACACCAACGCCTGCCCTCACCTCTCCACTCTAAACGCCGCTGCTTTCGCTGCCTTGCGCTGGATCACCAAGTCCAGTCCTGCCGGGATCCTCTCCGGTGCGCTCGCTGCTGGTGCTCTGGACACAAAGGCAGCCGCTGCCGTGCCGTCTGCCTCCTCCCTTTCTTCGCTCGCCTTCCACAAAATCCAGCCGCCAACCCAGCATTCTCTCTCTCAAGCTCCTCACAACAGCCGACTGCCATAGCTAACCCATCTGCAACTACCCCTACCCGCCTCCCCGCAGTCACTACACCTTGGCCCCGTGCCGGAAACGGCCCAGCCGCACCTCTCCTCGTCATCCGGTTGCACGCATCATTTCGCTCCCAGCCTCAACAGACGCCACAGCCTACCCTTCCCCCGCTCCTCCACCACTTTCCCAACCGGTTGACCTTGAGGCATTGCGTGCCGGCCTCAACGAGGCTCGGGCTGATGCTGCGTTCGGCACGTCTCCACCGAATGTTGGGGGCGCTTGCCATGGTCGCCACTCCGGTTTGCCCATTGCATTTGCGCCTACCATCGTCGCACCTCCATGCCTCGTCAATAATGTCAACCACATCGCGTTCGCTCACCTACGATCTCCCGTCCACAACCCGGCAATGCTCATCCATGATCCTCGCGCACGCCGGCAACCCAAGCTTCAGCGTGGCCGGCTCCTGGCGCGGAGCGGGCTGCGTCACCTTCGAGTCCGCAAGTGTGCGGGACTACCTCGTCTCCCTTGGCTCCATCAACTTCCGAGGCAACCACATCTCCTTCGAGCCGGTTGAGCTGGCCGACCGCGCGGCGCCGGTCTTCGACCAGCTCATCGAGGTCAAAGCCTCGGAGTTCCCACACGAGCTTTGGCACGATGCGGGCATCAGGTGGGCGCTAAGTCACCTTGGTGATGTCTGCTCCATTGATCACTACTGTGTCGAGGGGCGCGACTACACGGCCGTCCGTGCCCTCATCATGGTCGACCGACGCCGGCGGCTCCCTGACTCCCTGCCCATTCAGCTGCCCCCTTCTAACGACATCAAGGTCGTGAAGATCGCCAGGCTCACCACGGTCCTTGACCGGATGGGGCCGCTCGACCCGTCACCGTTCTCCTCCGACGCCGACTTGGAGAACGGCCACCACGGTCACCATAGCCGCGGCACCTTCAACGACCACCACGCCACTGACGACATGCCTCGCGGACCACCACCGTCCCCAGCCTTCGACGCCACGACCAACACTCCCATGCATGTCGGCACAGCTGCCGACATGCCACTCCACATCTCGTCCGGTGACGACGGACCGGATGACAACACCCACCCCGTCATCAACATCTCCTCCGACAGCGACTCGGCCCCTCCATCACAGAGGGCATCGCCGCCCGCGGCCTTCTCTGCCTCAACTATCATCGGATCCTCCTACACGCCGCCCAACGTCGGCCGCCCCGAGCCGCGACTCGCGGCCGCTGTTGGTGGGTTCAGCCTAACCACTCCACCACCCTCTCCGGACGGCCACAACCTGGACAACCTCGACGCCCCTCCTCCACCCACTGGCGTCCAGCTGCTGTCGGCCTTCAGCCCCTACGACAGCTCCAACTCCCCTGGCCTCCACACCGTCGGTTCCTCCAGTGCCTCCTCCGCTGGCGCGGCTGCCTCTGGTATGCCCTCTGAACAGCAGTATCTTACTCCCTCCCCTCTATACAAAAATGAGCAAAGCCTAATCACGCTCACCCCTGCAACAAAAAATGCAGACTCTCACCTCCATGAATCCATGCTGCGCAAGCTGCGACGCAGCGCCAAGCGCTCGGCGGACAAGTCCATGAGCTTGCGCCGCAGCTCTCGCCTCGCTGCCAAGGAGCCGCGAGTCTTCACAGACATGACCACGAAGGCCGTCCACGCCAAGGCAAAGCGTCTCACTGCCACAGATGTTGCTAAGGCGCTAAAAGACGCCATTCGCGATGCTAAGCTCGACATCCCCGACGCCCCGCCAGCACCTGCTGCAGCCCTGGCGGATATCGCCAGGCTTTGCGGGGCTGATGACGCCGCTGCGGACTCCATTGCACGCGCCGATCTCACGGATGATGGTGCTCCCGACGTTGTGCCATGATGCTCCCAATCAACCATGCATGCCTACGCGGCGTTCCGACGGTGACCAACCGTCCATACCGCGGCCCTACTTCCAGGGTCTATCTATTCCACCATGCGTGTGTATGGAGCAATCGCCTGTTTTGCTTCACTTATCTGCTAGTATCCCAAATGTACCCCGTAGCTACCTGTACCTGCTATGTCTAGATGCCAGTCTGTTTCTCCATGAGTAGTACAACTATCTCTCTTTGCTCCTGGAATGTAAGAGGCTTAGGCGACGAAACAAAATGCGCTGCTATCCTCTCTGAACTAATCAGTATCAACCCTCATTGTGCACTCTTACAAGAATCTAAGTTAAATGACATCAATGACCAAAAATTCAACTCCTTCCTACCACGGTCTCTCGACCAAAGAATTTTCCTACCCGCGAATGGTTCGGCCGGCGGAACGATCTCCGCCTTTAATAAAAATTACTTCTCCCTAATCTCCCACTCCCACCATACGTATGCAACATCCATTAAACTCACGTCACTCGCTCACCCCCTCCCTTTTGTCATCACAAACATCTACGCCCCCTCAAATCGTAATCTTAAACAGGCATTCCTCAACGAGCTCGATCTAATTAAAGAGGACGACCACACCCCATGGCTAATTGTCGGAGATTTCAACCTCATTCGTTTCTCCCACGAAAAAAATAAACGCAACTTTTGCCAACGGGATGCAGACGCCTTCAACTCCACGATCAACACCCTAGCACTAATCGAACTACCCCTACTAGACAGACGCTTTACCTGGTCCAACAAACGAGATTCTCCAACACTCGAACGACTAGACCGGGCTTTCATCAATCTGGCTTGGAATAATGTCTTCCCCAATACAACTCTGTCTTCTTTGTTGCCACGAATTACTTCGGATCACGTTCCACTAATGATAAATATTCAAACAAGTGTCCCAAAACCACGCCACTTTAGATTCGAATCCGCATGGACTCTCTCCACTGCTTGCCAGCAAATAGTACAAAAATGTTGGGCCCCAAACCAACGATCAACCCAACGATTAACATCCGCCACCGCCCTGGCAAAAACCCTAAAACGAACAAGGTATCACCTAAAAACCTGGGCCTCCAAGCGATCGCCTGCACACCTTCGCGAGACGGCTGCAAAAGAAATCGTTAATCTCATCGATCTAAAGGAAGAGGCTCGAACTCTATCCAACGCCGAAAAAATGCTACGCCTAGTTGTCTCACAAACCCTGCAATTAGCTATTGCTGAAAAAATTTCCTTCTGGAAACAAAGAGGAAAAGTACGAGCTGCAATTGACGGAGAGGAAAACACACAATATTTTCACGCTGCCGCATCCCAGCGTCTTCGCAAGAATACTATAACTTCTCTTCTAACAAATGGATCTGAATACCACTCTCATGCTCAAAAAGCGACCATCCTAAAAGACCATTTCACAGCAATTATCGGCTCAGCCCCACGCACCTCCTGGTCCTTCGATCCCACAAAATACTACACACATACATTACCGCAACTTACCACGCTCGACGCCACCTTCACACTAGATGAaattaaaaatgctttcctccaaaTGAACCCGCTGGCTAGCCCAGGACCGGATGGCTTCGGCCCGCTTTTCTACAGAAAATACTGGAACTTGGTAAAGGCTCACATCCACTCCTTCATCACGGACTTCCAAAATTTAAACGCTCAAACTGAAAGCCTCAACAGAGCCCACCTCATTCTTCTACCAAAAAAAAGATCAGGCAAACACTCCTGACGCCTACCGCCCGATCTCCCTACAAAATTGTCCCATCAAAGAAGTCGCGAAGGTGCTTACCAACAGACTAAAACCAATAATACCACTGCTAGTCCATGGGAACCAAACTGGTTTCATTCCAGGGCGTAGCATAGCTGAAAATTTTATCTTCGCGGCTGATCTCATAAGTGCCTGCCATTCCAGAAAAGCACCAACCATGGTCATCAAATTGGACTTTACCAAAGCCTTCGACTCCCTCTCTTGGGACTCTCTCGCCTCCATTTTACGTTGTCATGGCTTCCGGCCAAAATTCTCAGCATGGATTCATAACCTCCTAGCAACTGGGAAAACTGCTGTCATGCTGAATGGGATCCCCGGAAGCTGGATAAATTGCAAAAACGGGCTCAGGCAGGGTGACCCTATCTCGCCCTACCTCTTCATCATCGTTGCTGATCTCCTACAACAAATGATCCAACAAGACTGTGACCTCGCTCATCTCAGTCACCCCCTGTTCGCGCACCTCTCGCCCACCGTTTTGCAATACGCAGATGACACCCTCATCATCGCCAAGGCATCCAGTGGCGCTGCTCAACAGTTAAAAAACATCCTTCACGATTTCGCCATGGCCACAGGCCTTACTATCAACTTCACAAAAACGACTTACGTACCCATGCACGTCAGCTCTGCCATGGCTGACTCCATTGCCTCCACCTTGCAATGCCCAATCTCAACATTTCCGCAGATCTACCTCGGTCTCCCCCTAACACCTACGCGACTGCCTACAAATGCCTTCCTACCGATCATCGAACGCTGCCGCAAACTTTTATCAGGTTGGCGCGCAAAAATCCTTTCCAAAGGTGATAGGCTCATCCTATTATCGGCGGTCCTCGACTCCCTTCTTGTCTACTTCATGTCAGTCTTCACCATCCCCAAAAGTGTGCTTAAAACACTAGACTCTATTCGACGAGCTTTTTTCTGGGCCGCAGAAGAAACATGCACTGGTGCTCAATGCTTAGTTGCCTGGAAAAATGTGTGTACACCAAAGAACCGTGGTGGTCTAGGGCTAAAAAATCTCCACAAGCAGAACCAATGCTTACTTATGAAATTTGCTATAAAAGCTCTCTTACCAGACACAACACCGTGGCTAGAATGGATCGCTTTGCAGCACCCAAATGCCCTCATTGCTCCACAAAATAGCCAATCCTTCATTTGCAGAACAATAAATCAACAGCTGCCAACACTCCACGCCATCTCATTTGTACTTACAAATTCAGGCACTAACACCTACTTCTGGCTAGATACTTGGTTGCACAGCCAGCCACTTGCTACTTTATTCCCCTGCCTATACTCGCACACCACTATCCCACTAGCTCGTGTGGCTGCTGTCCTGAATCATGGTTTGGAAACAATCCTACGGAACCGCCTAACATCTGATGCTGCTACCGAGTTGTGCTCTTTGTTGTCTCTCCTGCAGGATTTTCGGTTGACAACAGGACCGGATGAGCGCTACCTAAACGATGGCCTGCCCTTCTCCACGAGGGCAACATACGCGCTGATCATGAGCcccaacgacgatgacgacgacgtgCATGCCGTGGCCATCTGGTCTTCATGCGTTCCAAATCGCGTGAAGATCTTTGCATGGCTCCTGTTTCGAGATCGACTCAACTCAAAATGCAACCTTCTGCGCAAGCATATCGCCACCGACTCTCTATGCCCGCGCTGCGGACATGATGGTGAAACCAGCGTCCACATATTCCTGGCATGTCCGCTTGCGCAACGTATCTGGCAAAGGATCGGCCTCTCTCCTTCGAGTTGCATTGATGGACTCTGGGACTGCCGTCTACCTACCCAGGTAGATGCGGTCATCTGGCACTCCGTCCTCCTCATCATCCTATGGAAGATTTGGGACTCCAGAAACGCTATGACCTTCAAGCAACAAAATCATCACAGTATTATCACTCTCAGGCGAATCATCGATGACCTAATGCTCTGGACACACCGGATGAAGAAACCAGTGCATAAACAGGCCGCCTCTTCCTGGCGTTCCTACCTCTTATCATGACTACACGTGCTCATGTAATTCCTCCTTGTAATCAGTCTGACGATGGGTTACAAACTtgagaaatatattcaggtggggaccTCCCCCcggtgatttttcaaaaaaaaatccatcTAATAAAATCTAACAGCACATATTGATTCGGTGGTCCATCCAATTGGATGGCTCAGATTCAATGTTCTGCCACCCACGTCTGCCCCGCACACGTTTTGCCCTTGAAATCGATTGGCATCACGATTTTCTCACTTAGACACCGCCGCCGCACCTCCATACGTCGCCCAGCCCTAGCTCCAGTAGCCTCTCCGCCCATTACGCCGAGGGCGCCAACGCCGACGATTTCTACTGGGATGTCGCGGACGAGCGAGGCAGAGTTCCAGGTCATCGAGGCCGCCTACGCCATTGAGTCTGCCAAGCAGCCTGCCCACGACACAGGCGGCGGAGACGCCCAACATCGCCACCCTGTCCATCCTCGAGCGAACCTGGTCCCAACAGTCGGCGGTGCTGCCTCGCCGGCATTGATCCTCTCGCCTCCATCTTGCCAAGGTAGAGCTCCCCTCTTATTGTTTCCCATATCCCTTTCTTTCAAAATTCTAATACCAAAGAGATATCAACCGACGTTGCGCTCCGTCATGGATATTGCATCCTTCCACCGGCATCAACAAGACGTCTATACTATCTACCTGCATGCTTAGGCCAGCGCTTGTGTGCGTCCATGTTGCCGTATGCTTCCAATCGGTTCAGAAGAAATCCATCTTGTATGTGCATACCCGTCAGAAAGCATAAAGCACTCTGACTCTGGTGAATCCCTTTGGGAGTTCATGGTTGTGCCAAAAATTGGTACCGGGTCACAGGTTATTCGTCCATGATTTTCAAAAAGCAAGCACAAGATCATGGTGTTACTAAAGTGAGAAGATAATTGATCTATTAACCAATTGTGCGTCAAGCCTGCGTCAATGGTGTTTCCAATGATCAACTATCCCCCTCTTTTGTAGTATTGGCAAAAACCGTGCCAATGTTGCTACAGTTTCATCACCAAAAAAGAGAATCTAGTTTTGGTAAATTAATTTGTTTAATAATATGTTCATTACTGATCCTGAACAAGGAGTAGACATATTATAGTTTCTAAAGCTTCTCTGTCGGGATCATAGGCAAGAAGGACAGCTGGAGTCGCCGCCGTCGCTTATGGAGCTCCACACCATATCCCTTTCTTTCAAGACTAAGTGCAAACGGTGAACTCTTTGCCAAACAAGAAGATATGAGGATCAGGCGTATATAGTAATTCATGTGTAGTAGTGTGGATTATGGTCACATTTTGTCTAGGACTGCAGATAGCTATGTCAATAAAATTGGATATTCTgcatttttttctgaattttgagtAAGGGTTCATGTATAAGGTATGCAATAGTTCTGACTTTGGGCACTGATCAATTCTTCACATTTAGGAACGTGGAGAGATCAATCTGGTGGATTGTAGCCGCAAGGTGAGTGGCTTGATCCTTAATTAATCCAGTTAAATTTCATGGATTATTGATTAGTTTTTAGCAAGCAATTTTTGTACAACTGATTGTAGGGATACTGCTGTAGTATGTGCAAGAAAGAGTATGTCTGCACCTGATGGTGATCTGCCAAAGTTTTGTACTTTCTAGGTAAATTTTCAACGTAGGAATCAATGGCAACAATGTAccatgataatgataatgatatacATCCTATGCTGAATAAGAGCAAGACAGAAAAGAGTAAAAGATTCTCTCCGAGGTAATTACGGATTGCTACCAGTGATTTTCAATTCCAAGTAATAAAGAATATAAGGTTACAATTCATCACCTGAAAAAACAAATCTTTGTAGTCATAGTAATGTCTTCTCCAATTGACCATACCCTTAAGCATTTGATGAAAATGGATATATCATCAAGAGCCTTGCAAGCAAATTTATCTACAACAGGAAACACACAATGATGACATATCAGATATTCCAAATCACTATATGCAATGTTTAATGTTTACTT
This genomic window contains:
- the LOC543252 gene encoding cold-shock protein CS120-like, encoding MEHQGRGAGENKGVVESITEKLPGGHGDHQQTTGGTYGQQGHGAGVTGTGTGTSEKKGVIENIKEKLPGGHGGPQHTTGMTGSETHATTATTDGNYGKSGHTGTDGTGENKSIMDKIKDKLPGQH